A genome region from Paludibacterium sp. B53371 includes the following:
- the argB gene encoding acetylglutamate kinase: MTIQAAEKAGVLAEAMPFIRQLAGKTIVVKYGGNAMTDDALKADFARDVVLLRQLGLNPVVVHGGGPQINDMLARVGKQGEFVQGMRVTDAETMSVVEMVLGGQVNKEIVSLINQHGGRAVGLTGKDGHCIRAHKLTLQDEQGQPVDIGQVGEVSAIDPTLIDLLARSGFIPVIAPIGVGERGEAYNINADLVAGSLAQSLQAEKLMLLTNTPGVLDKQGALLTTLSGARIQALMADGTLYGGMIPKVSSALEAASSGVGAVHIIDGRVPHALLLELLTDSPLGTMIHA; the protein is encoded by the coding sequence GTGACGATTCAAGCTGCAGAGAAGGCTGGGGTGCTGGCCGAAGCCATGCCGTTCATCCGCCAGCTGGCGGGCAAGACCATCGTGGTCAAGTACGGTGGCAACGCCATGACAGATGATGCTCTCAAGGCGGATTTCGCCCGGGATGTGGTCTTGCTGCGCCAGCTGGGTCTGAATCCGGTGGTGGTGCACGGGGGCGGGCCGCAGATTAATGACATGCTGGCGCGCGTCGGCAAGCAGGGTGAGTTTGTCCAGGGGATGCGGGTCACCGATGCCGAGACCATGAGCGTGGTGGAAATGGTGCTGGGCGGGCAGGTCAACAAGGAGATTGTCTCGCTGATCAATCAGCACGGGGGGCGGGCGGTGGGGCTGACTGGCAAGGATGGCCATTGCATCCGCGCCCACAAGCTGACCTTGCAGGACGAGCAGGGCCAGCCGGTGGATATCGGGCAGGTGGGGGAGGTCAGTGCCATCGACCCGACGCTGATCGATCTCCTGGCCCGTTCCGGTTTCATTCCGGTGATTGCCCCGATCGGTGTCGGTGAGCGGGGCGAGGCCTACAATATCAATGCCGATCTGGTGGCGGGCAGTCTGGCGCAGAGCCTGCAGGCAGAGAAGTTGATGCTGCTGACCAATACCCCGGGTGTGCTGGACAAGCAGGGGGCTTTGCTGACCACGCTGTCCGGGGCGCGCATTCAGGCGCTGATGGCCGACGGGACGCTGTACGGGGGGATGATTCCCAAGGTCAGTTCGGCGCTGGAAGCGGCCAGCAGCGGGGTGGGGGCCGTGCATATCATTGATGGCCGGGTGCCGCATGCCTTGTTGCTGGAGCTGCTGACCGACAGTCCTCTTGGCACCATGATCCATGCATAA
- a CDS encoding CBS domain-containing protein — protein sequence MHTVRQLLNEKSHRSLITVSPDSTVYQALQVMADQDVGAVLVMEMGDVVGIFSERDYARRIVLQGRTSVTTPVREIMTSRVVYVKPENTLQECMALMTERHIRHLPVLEDDLVVGMLSIGDLVRATIAEQQFFIDQLVQYIQTA from the coding sequence ATGCATACGGTACGACAGCTGCTCAATGAGAAATCGCATCGCTCGCTGATCACGGTCAGCCCCGATTCAACGGTCTATCAGGCGCTTCAGGTGATGGCCGATCAGGATGTCGGCGCGGTGCTGGTGATGGAGATGGGCGATGTGGTGGGCATTTTTTCCGAGCGCGACTATGCCCGCCGCATCGTGTTGCAGGGCCGTACTTCGGTGACGACGCCGGTGCGCGAAATCATGACCAGCCGCGTGGTTTATGTGAAGCCGGAAAATACCCTGCAGGAGTGCATGGCGCTCATGACCGAGCGCCATATTCGCCACCTGCCGGTGCTGGAGGACGATCTGGTGGTCGGCATGCTGTCGATTGGCGACCTGGTGCGTGCCACCATCGCCGAGCAGCAATTCTTTATTGATCAGCTGGTGCAGTACATCCAGACCGCCTGA
- a CDS encoding IclR family transcriptional regulator, whose protein sequence is MSNQRLVEASDYDPAQDRHFVTALARGLEVLAAFRPGEGTLSNQQLAARTGLPKSTVSRLSYTLTRLGYLAQDAEQGGYRPGLAAISLAGSLLGSFDIRRVMAPLLRDFSLSHTISASLGLLDGTDIVYLETCRSQARVSVQLSVGSRVPLATTAIGRACYAGLPSSEQLRLNTLLASRYGEEWPSHAARLQAACAQYQQQGFCSSFGEFEPDVMAVGVALPPLGPGQGAMCLNASGPAFAFTPQDMAGRIGPALLALRDQILPRTTG, encoded by the coding sequence ATGTCAAATCAAAGGCTTGTCGAAGCATCCGACTACGACCCGGCGCAGGATCGCCACTTTGTCACCGCGCTGGCACGAGGGCTGGAAGTGCTCGCGGCCTTCCGCCCGGGCGAAGGAACACTGTCCAATCAGCAACTGGCTGCGCGCACCGGCCTGCCCAAATCGACGGTGTCGCGCCTCAGCTACACGCTGACGCGGCTCGGCTATCTGGCCCAGGATGCCGAACAGGGCGGCTACCGCCCGGGGCTGGCCGCCATCTCGCTGGCCGGCAGCCTGCTGGGCAGCTTCGACATTCGCCGTGTCATGGCGCCCCTGCTGCGCGACTTCTCGCTCTCGCATACCATCTCGGCCAGTCTCGGCCTGCTGGATGGCACCGATATCGTCTATCTGGAAACCTGCCGCAGCCAGGCACGCGTCTCGGTGCAACTGAGCGTGGGTTCGCGCGTGCCGCTGGCCACCACCGCCATCGGGCGGGCCTGCTACGCCGGCCTGCCGTCGTCAGAACAGCTGCGGCTCAACACGCTGCTGGCCAGCCGCTACGGCGAGGAATGGCCATCCCATGCAGCCCGCTTGCAGGCAGCCTGCGCACAGTACCAGCAACAAGGGTTTTGTTCGTCATTCGGAGAGTTCGAGCCGGATGTGATGGCAGTCGGTGTCGCCCTGCCGCCACTGGGGCCGGGGCAAGGCGCCATGTGCCTGAATGCCAGTGGCCCGGCCTTTGCCTTCACACCGCAGGACATGGCCGGGCGCATCGGCCCGGCACTCTTGGCGTTGCGCGACCAGATCCTGCCGCGCACAACGGGATGA